GACCAGGCGTTCCGGGCCGCCGTCGAGGCCGCCAGGACGTGGGCACCGCAGCGGGGGATCGGCTGTCGCGTCCACCCGCGGCGGGCGCCGGTCGTCGAGGGCGAGACGGCCGTGCTCGTGCTGCCGCCGGCCCCGGTCGCCATGGGCATCCCCGTCCGGGTGGTCGCCGTGGTGGACGAGCCCGACCGGTTCGCGTTCGCCTACGGGACGCTCCCCGGCCATCCGGAGCGGGGCGAGCAGGGGATCGTGGTCGAGCGCCGGCCGGACGGGACGGTGACGGCCACCGTCCGGGTCGACGCCGAGCCCGGGCCGCCCCTGGCCAGGGCGCTCGCCCCGCTGGTCCGCCGGTTCCAGGGCC
This genomic stretch from Acidimicrobiales bacterium harbors:
- a CDS encoding DUF1990 domain-containing protein, whose translation is MRVGGVLVLPTTRAALDAALEAARAADLTYDHIGSTHDPTPNPRRARAGTRELGRGDQAFRAAVEAARTWAPQRGIGCRVHPRRAPVVEGETAVLVLPPAPVAMGIPVRVVAVVDEPDRFAFAYGTLPGHPERGEQGIVVERRPDGTVTATVRVDAEPGPPLARALAPLVRRFQGLAHRRYLATLARAARRPG